The nucleotide sequence TTAAATTATTCGAATTTTTAGAATTAAGAAAACTAAAATCTGAACCAATCAACAAGTAAGAATCGCCTTTGTAGAAAGTCACTTTCGGCGACAATGTAAAATTGAACTGATCATTAGTGTTCTTATTCAGGATATCAAATTTAGAATTAACTGTTTCCAGATTGATTCCCAAATCACCGTTGGCTGTAACATCATCATAAACAGAAAAATTGTGCTTAGACAAATTCAGTTCTGCATTGGCGTAATTTTCATTGGCGCCAAAATGGTCGCTCAAGAAATAAGATTTTACACGAACGTTATTCAGAATATCATTGGAATAATGGTCATAATAACCATTCACACTGAATTTGTTAACTTTTTGCTCCAAATCAACATCATTATTTGGCGGTGTTAAAGCATAAATCCCATAGTAATTATAATTGTTGAAAGCATAATTGGCATCAATATTAAACTTCCCCTTTTCGGTGTAGATATTAGCATAACCGCCTATCTTCGCTTGATTTTGTTTGGAATCCCAATCATAATCTTTCGTCAATCCGCTGGTGGACAAATAATGAACATCCGCTCCTACTTCTACATTTTCCTGAATTTTTCCGGACACATTAGCATCCCCTAGGAATTTCCCATAATTCCCGTAACCCAGCCTGAAATAATTGGATTGATAATCATTAGAGAATTTTGGAGAGATATCTTCGCCTTGGATTTCGGTTGTTTTGAAATCCGAAACTGGTGGAACATTCACAATGTCATATTTCAGATTGAGTGAATCTTCCTTTTTCTTGTTATCCGGCGGGTAGTTTTTTTCCTGAACAACAGAGGTTTTCTTTTTCTCAATTTTCTTGACTTCGGGTTCACGTTTTCTGTTGAGAATCAATTGCTCTTCTTTGATTTGAGCGCTTAATTCCGAGATTCCCACTGTTCCCAAAAATGCCAAAACGGCGATATATTTTAGTTTGTTCATTTTTTACTTTAATTTAAACATTTCATCAAAATTATTTCCCCAACCCTAAAGGGAGTAATTTCAATGAAATTTTTAAATCAATTCTCCCTTTTAGGGTCGGGGAAAAATTGATTTAAGAATTTATATCCCTTGATTTACTTCTTGTTAATCTGCGCTTTTACTTCTTTTGCTTCTGCAACAATCTCTGGGAAATCGCCGTAGTTATTGATGATTTCATCAACGGTATAACTTGCCTGGTAATTATCTTTGAGAGCTAAATAATTTTTAGCCATTACAACCAGAGCTTTTGCTCCCCAATATTCTTCCGAAGCATAATTGTTTGCCAATTTGAAAATAGTTTCGTTAGACGATTTGAAAGCTTTTCCTTTGTTTTGGTAAAAGGCTTTTGCATAAAGTGCTTCTGCTGCAACTTCAGTATTAGAAGACTTTTCCAAAGCGGTATAATCTGTTTGCGCATCTTTGTCTTTGCCTTGCTGCATCAGACTTCTAGCTTTGATGACTTTTGCCTG is from Epilithonimonas vandammei and encodes:
- a CDS encoding TonB-dependent receptor, translated to MNKLKYIAVLAFLGTVGISELSAQIKEEQLILNRKREPEVKKIEKKKTSVVQEKNYPPDNKKKEDSLNLKYDIVNVPPVSDFKTTEIQGEDISPKFSNDYQSNYFRLGYGNYGKFLGDANVSGKIQENVEVGADVHYLSTSGLTKDYDWDSKQNQAKIGGYANIYTEKGKFNIDANYAFNNYNYYGIYALTPPNNDVDLEQKVNKFSVNGYYDHYSNDILNNVRVKSYFLSDHFGANENYANAELNLSKHNFSVYDDVTANGDLGINLETVNSKFDILNKNTNDQFNFTLSPKVTFYKGDSYLLIGSDFSFLNSKNSNNLTDESKNNKFYWFLKAEVLVAAADEFKFYGGIDGGLKLNTYGNLLEENPFLISDLTLTPTETKYHFYFGLKGDVDQTFKYDVNAGFSKVNNAQFFYNNNLFDSNIAADRQGYDYANTFSSIYDNGTLMEVKGDLQAFPMENLTVDAGLHFMKYKLDNLEEVYYKPLFQFNLGAKYTMLEKKLNLGFKAYFVTDRTSNAYEISDIAAIPNYTTFEKTNEKVGGYADINLSAEYKIHKNFSIFALGNNLLGAKYQNYLGYKVLGAQVVGGVKITF